CATGCCGTGAGCCTCGGCGTAATCCGCGGCCGCGATCAGGTTGCAGAAGACGCAGTGCATGTCTCCAGGCCATGCATCGAGTTCAGGGGGCACACCCTGACGCTGTTTTTCTCCTTCAGGCTGGTTGATGTAGGAGTAGCGCCAGGGTGTCCATAGATGATCCATGTCTCCAGAGTGTAAGCCATGGGACCGTTATGGATCCGTCATGGGACCGTGCAAAGGGGTAACTGGCATGAATCCTCCTCGCGTCCTAATCCGCCAGGTGAATCACTACCTTTCCCGTGTGGCTGTCGCCCGAACGCAGCATGTCGATGAAGGCCGCGGGAGCATTCTCGATTCCTTCGACCGTGGTTTCGTGGCTCTTGACCTTGCCGCTCTTGAGCGCGGGCGCCACTTCGGCGAGGAACTTCGGTCGATCCGCGAGATGATCGGAGACGATGAAACCCTCCAGGCGAAGGCGTTTCCCGATCACCAGCATCAGGTTGCGAGGCCCGGGAACCGGGTTGTTATACCCGGCGATGGCTCCGCACATGGCGACGCGGCCGTGATTCTTGAGCGCGGAGAGCGCCGCCTCCAGTTGCGGGCCGCCCGTGTTGTCAAAGTAGACATCGATTCCCTCGGGCGCGGCTTTCTTCAGGTGATCCAACGGATCGCCATCCTTGTAGCTGAAGGCGAAATCGACGCCGAGTTCATCGCGCAGCATGGCGACTTTGGCGGCGGATCCCGCACTGGCGATGACCTTGCATCCGTGCAGTTTGGCGAACTGGCAGGCAGCAGAGCCGACGGCGCCCGCTCCAGCGGAGATAAAGACGGTCTCCGCAGGCGATAGCCGGGCCACCTTCCACAGGCCCACCCATGCGGTAAGCCCGGTAACTCCGAGAATGCCGAGGAATGTGCTGGGCGGGGCAAGCAAGGGATCGATTTGCTGCAGGCTCGTCGCCGGTGCGACAAAGGCCTCTCGCCATCCGTTCATGCTGAATACAAGCGCCCCAACGGGAAGCGGGGATTGATTGGAGGCAGTCACAATGCCCACAGCGGAGCCCTCGAGCGGTTTGCCGATGACGAAGGGCGGCACATAGGACTGGGCATCGTTCATGCGGCCTCGCATATAGGGATCGACGGAGAAGCAGAGATTCTTGACCAGAACTTCCCCGGCAGCCGGTGGATTCAGTTCCACCTGCGCCAGGGCAAAGTCTTCCAGCCGGGGCTCTCCGTTGGGACGAGCGGCCAGACGGATTTCGCGGGATGATGTTGGCATGGGTGTTACACTCCTTTCGTCGCATACAGTACCAGTTAGTTATGAAAAGTGTTAAGAACTCGTTGAATTCGCGGCATAAAGTCGATTCGTTCGTTGACGCCTCCTGGTGCGGTTGCTATAGTTAAAGATGTAGCTTCGCGTCGGGATTCACACGTGGAGCTACGACCGCCGCATCGCTCATTCCCTGCCTGCCGGATGCTCCCGATCGGAGACCGACGTAGTGCCGGGCCACTCACTCTGGCCACACTCTCCGTCTCCCTGAGATTATCCGTTCGGATCATGGGAGGAACCTGCACGGTCCCCCGGAACTTCGCGGATTCGCATAGTAAAGTACGAGCCTTTCCAGCGAAGCAATCTGCAGTCCAGCTACGGATTGTCCTTTGGAGATCCGAGGTTCACGCACTGCAGGGCGGACGCGGGATCCGTCGACGAAGAATCCCGGAGCTGGCAGTCATGGCAGACGTCCTTAATCCTGAACAAACCGAGAGCAAACCCCTGAACACCGAACTGGAAACCCCAACATTGGAAGCAGCGACGGAGATTTCTGAGCCGTCCATCGAATTAACCCACAACCCCGAAGCCTCCGCCCTCCCCGCTGAAAATCCCGTTACCGAAACGACCGCTGCCCAGCCACAGACCGTGGCCGATGCCGCCGATCACCACGACGATTCCGAGTTCAGTGGCATGGAAGATTTTGCCGCCGCGCTTGAATCCTTCGACCGTGAGCAGGCCGCCGAGGCAGCAACCCAGAATTTCGATGACAATATCGTCGCGGGAACCGTGCTCAAGCTTACGGATAAGCACGTCGTTGTCGACGTTGGACTGAAGTCCGAAGGCCTGATTCCGCTTGAGCAGGTAGTGGACCACACCGGTCAGCCAAAGCTGAAGCCAGGCGACGTCGTCGATGTGGTAATCGAGCGCGAAGAGGCTGAAGGCGGCTACCTGGTGAGCTATGAAAAGGCTCAGCGGCTGCGCGTGTGGGACACGATCGAGAAGGCTGCCAGTGAGAAGAGCGTGGTAACAGGAACGGTGCTGGGCCGCGTCAAGGGCGGACTGACCGTGGACATCGGGATCAAGGCATTCCTGCCCGGCTCGCAGCTCGAGATCCGTCCGGTACGCAACCTGGATGGTTATATCGGCCAGCAGATTGAAGTTCGCGTCATCAAGCTGAACAAGAAGCGCGGCAATGTAGTCGTCTCCCGCAAGGAGATTCTGGAAGAAGAGCAGAACGCCCGCCGCTCCACCACACTGGAGCATCTGGAAGAGGGAACGGTTCTGACCGGTACGGTGAAGAACCTGACCGATTACGGCGCGTTTGTGGATATGGGCGGAATCGACGGCTTGCTGCACATTACGGATATGTCCTGGGGCCGCCTGACCCATCCTCGGGACCTGGTGAACGTCGGCGACGAGATCCAGGTGAAGGTGCTCAAATTCGACAAAGACAAGCAGCGCGTATCCCTCGGATTCAAGCAGTTGACGCCCGATCCGTGGCTGGATGCCGTGGAGCGCTATCCGATCGGCGCACATGTTCGCGGCCGCGTGCTGAGCGTTACCGATTACGGCTCTTTCGTCGAGCTGGAGCAGGGCATTGAAGGGCTGGTTCACGTCTCGGAGATGACCTGGTCCAAGAGGATGAAGCACCCCTCGAAGCTGGTGAAGCCCGGCGAC
This DNA window, taken from Acidisarcina sp., encodes the following:
- a CDS encoding 30S ribosomal protein S1, whose amino-acid sequence is MADVLNPEQTESKPLNTELETPTLEAATEISEPSIELTHNPEASALPAENPVTETTAAQPQTVADAADHHDDSEFSGMEDFAAALESFDREQAAEAATQNFDDNIVAGTVLKLTDKHVVVDVGLKSEGLIPLEQVVDHTGQPKLKPGDVVDVVIEREEAEGGYLVSYEKAQRLRVWDTIEKAASEKSVVTGTVLGRVKGGLTVDIGIKAFLPGSQLEIRPVRNLDGYIGQQIEVRVIKLNKKRGNVVVSRKEILEEEQNARRSTTLEHLEEGTVLTGTVKNLTDYGAFVDMGGIDGLLHITDMSWGRLTHPRDLVNVGDEIQVKVLKFDKDKQRVSLGFKQLTPDPWLDAVERYPIGAHVRGRVLSVTDYGSFVELEQGIEGLVHVSEMTWSKRMKHPSKLVKPGDEVETVVLSVNPNDRRISLGMKQLLENPWEHLAERYPTGQIVEGRVRNLTDFGAFIEIEDGIDGLVHVSNLSWTKRVKHPSEVLKKGEKVRAVVLGVEPENRRLSLGVKQLQPDVWETFFEQHRVGDVVKGKVLRTAQFGAFVEIAEGIEGLCHVSEATDSHGTPVKLEAGQEFDFKIIKMNAEEKKVGLSLRAVGEEASRADVEAYKQPSTSSSSSSSSTTTLGDLMNWKRSEHEN
- a CDS encoding NADP-dependent oxidoreductase gives rise to the protein MPTSSREIRLAARPNGEPRLEDFALAQVELNPPAAGEVLVKNLCFSVDPYMRGRMNDAQSYVPPFVIGKPLEGSAVGIVTASNQSPLPVGALVFSMNGWREAFVAPATSLQQIDPLLAPPSTFLGILGVTGLTAWVGLWKVARLSPAETVFISAGAGAVGSAACQFAKLHGCKVIASAGSAAKVAMLRDELGVDFAFSYKDGDPLDHLKKAAPEGIDVYFDNTGGPQLEAALSALKNHGRVAMCGAIAGYNNPVPGPRNLMLVIGKRLRLEGFIVSDHLADRPKFLAEVAPALKSGKVKSHETTVEGIENAPAAFIDMLRSGDSHTGKVVIHLAD